A genome region from Gossypium hirsutum isolate 1008001.06 chromosome A04, Gossypium_hirsutum_v2.1, whole genome shotgun sequence includes the following:
- the LOC107948591 gene encoding protein MET1, chloroplastic — MALAPTTYPSYLCSNTCSPLHRATQPLLSSTRHVGVRFNSKCSASFCSGKEQLKPWILVAKASEGESQTTEQEEQQYEEYEVEIEQPYGLKFRKGRDGGTYIDAIQPGGAADKAGVFTVGDKVLATSAVFGTEIWPAAEYGRTMYTIRQRIGPLLMKMQKRYGKVDEGGELTEKEIIRAERNSGVISDRVREIQMQNYMRKKEQKERRETDLREGLQLYKSGNYEQALEKFESVLGSKPEPNEAAVASYNVACCYSKLNQIQAGLSALKDALEAGFEDFKRIRTDPDLANLKNSEQFEPLLKRFDESFINENAINAIKSLFGIFNQK; from the exons ATGGCTTTGGCTCCCACCACTTATCCCTCCTATCTCTGCTCTAACACTTGCTCACCCTTACACAGAGCCACTCAACCTCTCCTTTCTTCAACCAGGCATGTAGGAGTTAGATTCAACAGCAAGTGTTCAGCGTCTTTCTGCAGTGGCAAGGAGCAGCTAAAGCCATGGATTTTGGTAGCGAAAGCATCGGAAGGTGAGTCCCAAACCACAGAGCAGGAAGAGCAGCAGTACGAGGAGTATGAGGTAGAGATTGAGCAGCCTTATGGGCTCAAATTCAGAAAAGGCAGAGATGGTGGGACTTACATTGATGCTATTCAGCCTGGTGGAGCTGCTGACAAGGCTGGGGTTTTCACCGTTGGGGACAAAGTACTTGCCACCAG TGCAGTGTTTGGAACAGAAATATGGCCGGCCGCCGAATATGGGAGGACAATGTACACCATCCGCCAGAGAATTGGTCCATTGCTTATGAAAATGCAGAAAAGATATG GGAAGGTTGATGAAGGAGGCGAGTTAACAGAGAAGGAGATTATTAGAGCTGAGAGGAACTCAGGTGTAATTAGTGACAGAGTGAGGGAAATCCAA ATGCAAAACTATATGAGGAAAAAGGAACAAAAAGAACGCAGGGAAACGGATCTTCGTGAAGGGTTGCAATTATACAA GAGCGGCAATTACGAGCAAGCGCTGGAGAAATTCGAGTCTGTACTGGGATCAAAGCCAGAGCCTAATGAAGCAGCTGTAGCAAGTTACAATGTTGCTTGCTGTTATTCAAAGCTTAATCAG ATTCAAGCTGGTCTATCAGCACTTAAAGATGCCTTGGAGGCAGGATTTGAAGACTTTAAG AGAATCCGGACGGATCCAGACCTGGCCAATTTAAAAAACTCAGAGCAATTTGAGCCACTGCTTAAAAGGTTTGATGAATCATTTATCAATGAGAATGCCATCAATGCCATTAAATCTTTATTTGGCATTTTCAACCAGAAATAG